The following proteins are co-located in the Acanthochromis polyacanthus isolate Apoly-LR-REF ecotype Palm Island chromosome 7, KAUST_Apoly_ChrSc, whole genome shotgun sequence genome:
- the zgc:113436 gene encoding gypsy retrotransposon integrase-like protein 1 — MLSVESLQVAEEEVVESSSNKLGDIYTFVAKGCFPQTMNPLRKKNLKRYAQKFIIDEGKLYYVGPKKEEKREVVIEAERKRQIFLDCHFNDIGHHLGQKKTVHRIQSKYYWLGIIKDVVDWIKVCETCQHTERNKNLARTVRPIKVDAPWDIVGIDIIGPFPKTQQGNKSVTVVIDYFSKWPEAFPLQKTDALSVARCISKCIYRFGAPKTIVCTQNTDFCDEVTKLLCERWSIVQKISPLDQPQLNPLHDSTSPLLKEAIMQMVTEKQAEWDDFLDPVLFLFRTSTNPTTKFTPHSLMFNRKANLPNETTLNLLNYDEPEQDIYSTKEKASTYMTIIQEQQNSVKQLVIANMNAAYKQEKKKNAKRRANNMPSMTFKIAEPLFAAVDSPSSKKMKESLYLSFPVETVLATEQNVSEDIKTELVYHLAESGDVH, encoded by the exons ATGTTGAGCGTGGAGTCGTTGCAAGTggctgaggaggaggtggtTGAATCCAGTTCCAACAAACTCGGGGATATTTACACTTTTGTGGCCAAAGGCTGTTTTCCTCAAACCATGAATCCTCTACGAAAGAAGAATCTCAAAAGATACGCCCAGAAATTTATCATTGACG AGGGCAAGCTGTATTATGTGGGAcccaagaaagaagaaaagagggagGTGGTGATTGAGGctgagaggaagaggcagattTTTCTTGACTGCCACTTCAATGACATCGGTCATCATCTGGGCCAAAAGAAGACTGTCCACAGGATCCAGAGCAAGTACTACTGGCTGGGGATCATCAAGGATGTGGTGGACTGG ATCAAAGTGTGTGAGACCTGTCAGCATACAGAGAGGAATAAAAATCTGGCAAGGACAGTTCGGCCCATAAAAGTCGACGCACCTTGGGATATTGTTGGGATTGACATTATAG GTCCTTTCCCCAAAACTCAGCAAGGCAACAAGAGTGTTACAGTTGTCATTGATTACTTTAGTAAATGGCCAGAGGCTTTTCCACTGCAGAAGACAGATGCTCTCTCAGTTGCGCGATGCATCTCGAAATGTATATACAG GTTCGGTGCCCCTAAAACGATTGTGTGCACACAGAACACTGACTTCTGTGATGAG GTGACAAAGCTGCTGTGTGAAAGGTGGAGCATTGTGCAGAAGATTTCTCCTCTGGATCAGCCTCAGCTCAATCCACTCCATGACAGCACAAGTCCGTTGCTTAAGGAAGCCATAATGCAGATGGTAACAGAGAAGCAGGCGGAGTGGGACGACTTTCTAGACCCTGTGCTGTTTCTCTTCAGGACATCCACAAACCCTACGACTAAGTTCACTCCTCACTCCCTCATGTTTAACAGGAAAGCCAATTTACCAAATGAG ACCACACTGAACCTGCTGAATTATGATGAACCAGAGCAGGATATATATTCCACAAAGGAGAAGGCCTCTACTTATATGACTATAATACAGGAGCAACAGAACTCTGTTAAGCAGCTG GTGATAGCAAATATGAATGCTGCCTATaaacaagagaagaagaagaatgccAAACGCAGAGCAAACAACATGCCCTCTATGACCTTTAAAATTGCAGAACCCCTGTTTGCTGCAGTAGACTCGCCCTCCtcgaaaaaaatgaaagagagtTTGTATTTGTCTTTTCCTGTTGAGACGGTGCTGGCCACCGAGCAAAACGTCTCAGAAGACATAAAGACAGAGTTAGTGTATCACCTGGCTGAGTCCGGTGATGTCCACTGA